CCCGGCGCGCCGCCGCCCACGGCCTGCATGACGCGGTCATCTACGTCGTGGACCTCCAGCAGACGGTGCTGCGGCTGCTGACGGGCGAGGGCCCGGACGCCGGGCGGAACCCCGGCGCCGAGACCCCGGAACTGAGGGTCGACGGGACGGTCGCGGGCCGGGCCTTCCAGACGATGGAGCCCGCGTTCGGGCAGGTCCTCGACGGCGGGAAGTGCCAATACTGGGTGCCGATCCTCGACGGGGCCGAGCGCCTCGGCGTGCTGCGCGTGACCGTCCGCCGCGACGACGCCCGGGTCCTGGAGGATGCCGAGGTCCTGGCCGGCCTGGTCGCGTTGATCATCGTCAGCAAGGGCCCGTACAGCGACTCCTTCTCCCGGCTCGTGCGGACCAGGGACATGACGGTCTCGGCGGAGATGCAGTGGCGGCTGCTGCCGCCGATGACCTTCGCGAACGACCAGGTGGTCATCGGCGCCGCGCTGGAGCCGGCCTACATGCTCGGCGGCGACACCTTCGACTACGCGCTCGCGGGCGACACCGTCCATCTCACGATCTTCGACGCCATGGGCCACGACACCGCCGCCGGGCTCACCTCCAACCTCGCCGTCGCGGCGTGCCGGAACGCCCGGATCCAGGGTTCCGGTCTCATCGAGACGGCGCAGGCGGTCGAGGCGGCGCTGCTCGAACAGGACCCGAGCGGGCGCTTCGTCACGGGTGTGCTGGCCGAGCTCGACCTGCCGTCGGGAAGGCTGTCGTGGATCTCGCACGGACACCCTCCGCCCGTCGTCATCCGCAGGTCCCGGTGGGTCACCACGCTGGAGTGCCCGCCCGGCGCCCCGCTCGGCACCGGCCTCGGCGTGCACCCGGAGGTGTGCGGCGAGCAGTTGGAGCCGGGCGATCGGATCCTGTTCTACAGCGACGGGATCGTGGAGGCGCGCGACCCGAGCAAGCAGGAGTTCGGGCTGGACCGGTTCGTCGACTTCATCATCCGGCGCGAGGCCGACGGGCTGTCGGTCCCCGAGACGCTGCGGCGCCTCGTCCACAGCATCCTGGAGCACCACGCGGGTCGCCTGGACGACGACGCCACCGTCCTGCTGCTCGAATGGCACGGGCCGCTCGGCGTGGAGGACGCCACGGAGCGGCTCAAGAACGACTGAGCCCGGGGCACGGGCCGAGGCCCAGGGCGCCCATGAGCATCGGGTACGCCTCGTGCAGATCGCGCTGCCAGTACGGCCAGTCGTGCTGCCCGTCGAAGTAGCGGGCGGTCACCGGGACGCCGAGGGCCCGTAGCCGGTCGGCGAACGCGTGGGCGTGGTCGTTCGCGCCGGCCTCCACCGGGTCGGTGAACGGCAGCCCGCCGAGCGACCCGGCCCTGCCGTTCCCGCTCGCCACCCAGAGCCGGACCCCGCGCAGCCGCCCCGCGAGATCGGCCGGGTTGTGGGCGTGCCAGATCGCGGCCTGGCCGTCGGGGTCGCCCCACACCCGCCGCCAGTCGGTGCCGGGGCAGGCCAGGGACGGCCCCCAGCCCGCCGAGTCGTCGCCCGGCTCGTGGCCGTACAGGGTGTCGAGGTAGCCGCTGAACGCCGCGGCGGCCGCGAACGCGCCGGGGAACCGGGCCGCGTACAGCATGGCGCCGAGACCCCCCATGGAATTGCCGGCGACCACGCGTCGCGTGCCCGCGCGGTAGCCCCGTTCGAGAATGCCGCGCAGTTCGGTCATGTGGAACGTCTCCCAGCGCGGCGGGCCGCCCTTCCCGTAATTCCACCAGTCGGAGTAATTTCCGCAGCGGCCGCCGTTCGGCATGACGACGATGACGCCGGCGCGGGCGGTGAGTTCCGCGACGTCGGTGTCGCGGGTCCAGGCCGTGTAGTCGTCGACGCCGCCGTGCAGCAGCCACAGCGCGGGCCAGGTGCGCTCCGCGTCCCGGGACCAGCCCGGCGGGAGCAGGAGCCGTACCTTCTGCCGGCCCTCCATGGCGGGGGAGGCGATGGTCAGGTCCAGGGTGCGGGGCGCGACGGCCGTCTCGGCGACCACCTCGGCGCGGGCCGGGACGTCCGCCGCGGACCGGTCCGCGAGCACGAGGGGCAGGAGGAGCGCGAAGGCCCCCAGCCATGCGGCGGGGGTGGGGCGACGGAGCAACGCGGGGCCTTCCGGAAACACCGGCGGTGAGTCGCGCCGGCCTTGGGAGAGGAAGAGATCCTTTGTGTGGAGTTTCTCTTCCCGTTCCCGGGGATTCCCGTGCCCTCGCGGTCCGAAGCGCGCCCGGAAAAGCTTATAAAATGCAT
The sequence above is a segment of the Actinomadura coerulea genome. Coding sequences within it:
- a CDS encoding PP2C family protein-serine/threonine phosphatase; translated protein: MECTSPEIQSEQGGEPMLRELLAASHLMSMEQLPGAVARRAAAHGLHDAVIYVVDLQQTVLRLLTGEGPDAGRNPGAETPELRVDGTVAGRAFQTMEPAFGQVLDGGKCQYWVPILDGAERLGVLRVTVRRDDARVLEDAEVLAGLVALIIVSKGPYSDSFSRLVRTRDMTVSAEMQWRLLPPMTFANDQVVIGAALEPAYMLGGDTFDYALAGDTVHLTIFDAMGHDTAAGLTSNLAVAACRNARIQGSGLIETAQAVEAALLEQDPSGRFVTGVLAELDLPSGRLSWISHGHPPPVVIRRSRWVTTLECPPGAPLGTGLGVHPEVCGEQLEPGDRILFYSDGIVEARDPSKQEFGLDRFVDFIIRREADGLSVPETLRRLVHSILEHHAGRLDDDATVLLLEWHGPLGVEDATERLKND
- a CDS encoding alpha/beta hydrolase; this translates as MLRRPTPAAWLGAFALLLPLVLADRSAADVPARAEVVAETAVAPRTLDLTIASPAMEGRQKVRLLLPPGWSRDAERTWPALWLLHGGVDDYTAWTRDTDVAELTARAGVIVVMPNGGRCGNYSDWWNYGKGGPPRWETFHMTELRGILERGYRAGTRRVVAGNSMGGLGAMLYAARFPGAFAAAAAFSGYLDTLYGHEPGDDSAGWGPSLACPGTDWRRVWGDPDGQAAIWHAHNPADLAGRLRGVRLWVASGNGRAGSLGGLPFTDPVEAGANDHAHAFADRLRALGVPVTARYFDGQHDWPYWQRDLHEAYPMLMGALGLGPCPGLSRS